A window of the Hypomesus transpacificus isolate Combined female chromosome 10, fHypTra1, whole genome shotgun sequence genome harbors these coding sequences:
- the si:ch211-227n13.3 gene encoding uncharacterized protein si:ch211-227n13.3 isoform X4, with the protein MTGIQQTTLDTRLEDSITITDNALDLDIIDGIDKQHDKHPVIDLELPEQQEIGADSDGESDADSCCSLDSKASGPSYPWDQASLLQPTAHPNLCSGCQKLFREAKKSKTQRDAFPITAPSDLSCDQWVLKKPWRPRRLPNTKGKLWTHVGRIRKREQNEGNRKQIEASQLTCSRPHIFLQRILRGVVRQAVSSGRRRGKRKRRLHSSDRSAHVAKQHLLDCDPGPQNDIHSDNPEQGDSDVLILDVIPKTVTMETPPLPVGEPKPEVRRKKSSFRDLLAQLSCNRSVIVQEAPM; encoded by the exons ATGACAGGGATACAGCAGACTACGCTGGACACCAGGCTGGAGGACTCCATCACCATCACAGACAATGCTTTAGACTTGGATATCATTGACGGCATCGACAAGCAGCACGACAAGCACCCAGTGATCGATTTAGAGTTGCCTGAGCAGCAAGAGATCGGTGCAGACTCTGATGGAGAATCTGATGCAGACTCCTGCTGCTCATTGGACAGCAAAGCCTCAGGCCCCTCCTACCCCTGGGATCAAGCATCTCTTCTGCAGCCAACTGCCCATCCCAACCTGTGTTCTGGCTGTCAGAAGCTGTTCAGAGAAGCCAAGAAAAGCAAGACCCAGCGAGACGCTTTCCCGATAACTG CTCCTTCAGACCTGTCATGTGACCAGTGGGTGCTGAAGAAACCATGGAGACCAAGACGACTTCCAAACACAAAAGG GAAACTTTGGACCCATGTGGGTCGTatcaggaagagagagcagaacGAGGGGAACAGGAAGCAGATTGAAGCCAGTCAGCTCACCTGCTCAAGACCACACATCTTCCTGCAGAG gatCCTGAGGGGCGTTGTCAGGCAGGCTGTGAGCAGTGGAAGGAGAAGGggtaagagaaagaggaggctcCACAGCTCTGATCGTAGTGCAcatgttgccaagcaacacctTCTGGACTGCGACCCAGGTCCTCAGAACGACATTCATTCAGACAACCCGGAGCAAGGTGACAGCGACGTGCTCATCTTGGATGTCATTCCCAAAACGGTCACCATGGAAACCCCCCCGTTGCCGGTTGGGGAGCCCAAGCCGGAGGTGCGGAGGAAGAAGAGTAGTTTCAGAGACTTGCTGGCTCAGCTTAGTTGCAACCGCAGTGTCATAGTTCAGGAAGCACCCATGTGA
- the si:ch211-227n13.3 gene encoding uncharacterized protein si:ch211-227n13.3 isoform X1, producing the protein MVIAFLKRMNHGRFEAKSPSFDVPKSNELQYTRVRLHYSVSWRVSMRSLQPLRHGKKHQETGNHSDAALQARMTGIQQTTLDTRLEDSITITDNALDLDIIDGIDKQHDKHPVIDLELPEQQEIGADSDGESDADSCCSLDSKASGPSYPWDQASLLQPTAHPNLCSGCQKLFREAKKSKTQRDAFPITAPSDLSCDQWVLKKPWRPRRLPNTKGKLWTHVGRIRKREQNEGNRKQIEASQLTCSRPHIFLQRILRGVVRQAVSSGRRRGKRKRRLHSSDRSAHVAKQHLLDCDPGPQNDIHSDNPEQGDSDVLILDVIPKTVTMETPPLPVGEPKPEVRRKKSSFRDLLAQLSCNRSVIVQEAPM; encoded by the exons ATGGTGATTGCGTTTTTAAAACGGATGAACCATGGACGCTTTGAAGCGAA ATCCCCGAGTTTTGATGTTCCAAAAAGCAATGAGTTACAGTACACCAGG GTGAGACTTCATTACTCTGTTAGTTGGAGAGTTTCCATGCGTTCCCTGCAGCCTCTCAGACATGGCAAGAAGCACCAGGAAACTGGTAACCACAGCGATGCTGCCCTTCAGGCGAGGATGACAGGGATACAGCAGACTACGCTGGACACCAGGCTGGAGGACTCCATCACCATCACAGACAATGCTTTAGACTTGGATATCATTGACGGCATCGACAAGCAGCACGACAAGCACCCAGTGATCGATTTAGAGTTGCCTGAGCAGCAAGAGATCGGTGCAGACTCTGATGGAGAATCTGATGCAGACTCCTGCTGCTCATTGGACAGCAAAGCCTCAGGCCCCTCCTACCCCTGGGATCAAGCATCTCTTCTGCAGCCAACTGCCCATCCCAACCTGTGTTCTGGCTGTCAGAAGCTGTTCAGAGAAGCCAAGAAAAGCAAGACCCAGCGAGACGCTTTCCCGATAACTG CTCCTTCAGACCTGTCATGTGACCAGTGGGTGCTGAAGAAACCATGGAGACCAAGACGACTTCCAAACACAAAAGG GAAACTTTGGACCCATGTGGGTCGTatcaggaagagagagcagaacGAGGGGAACAGGAAGCAGATTGAAGCCAGTCAGCTCACCTGCTCAAGACCACACATCTTCCTGCAGAG gatCCTGAGGGGCGTTGTCAGGCAGGCTGTGAGCAGTGGAAGGAGAAGGggtaagagaaagaggaggctcCACAGCTCTGATCGTAGTGCAcatgttgccaagcaacacctTCTGGACTGCGACCCAGGTCCTCAGAACGACATTCATTCAGACAACCCGGAGCAAGGTGACAGCGACGTGCTCATCTTGGATGTCATTCCCAAAACGGTCACCATGGAAACCCCCCCGTTGCCGGTTGGGGAGCCCAAGCCGGAGGTGCGGAGGAAGAAGAGTAGTTTCAGAGACTTGCTGGCTCAGCTTAGTTGCAACCGCAGTGTCATAGTTCAGGAAGCACCCATGTGA
- the si:ch211-227n13.3 gene encoding uncharacterized protein si:ch211-227n13.3 isoform X3 yields the protein MRSLQPLRHGKKHQETGNHSDAALQARMTGIQQTTLDTRLEDSITITDNALDLDIIDGIDKQHDKHPVIDLELPEQQEIGADSDGESDADSCCSLDSKASGPSYPWDQASLLQPTAHPNLCSGCQKLFREAKKSKTQRDAFPITAPSDLSCDQWVLKKPWRPRRLPNTKGKLWTHVGRIRKREQNEGNRKQIEASQLTCSRPHIFLQRILRGVVRQAVSSGRRRGKRKRRLHSSDRSAHVAKQHLLDCDPGPQNDIHSDNPEQGDSDVLILDVIPKTVTMETPPLPVGEPKPEVRRKKSSFRDLLAQLSCNRSVIVQEAPM from the exons ATGCGTTCCCTGCAGCCTCTCAGACATGGCAAGAAGCACCAGGAAACTGGTAACCACAGCGATGCTGCCCTTCAGGCGAGGATGACAGGGATACAGCAGACTACGCTGGACACCAGGCTGGAGGACTCCATCACCATCACAGACAATGCTTTAGACTTGGATATCATTGACGGCATCGACAAGCAGCACGACAAGCACCCAGTGATCGATTTAGAGTTGCCTGAGCAGCAAGAGATCGGTGCAGACTCTGATGGAGAATCTGATGCAGACTCCTGCTGCTCATTGGACAGCAAAGCCTCAGGCCCCTCCTACCCCTGGGATCAAGCATCTCTTCTGCAGCCAACTGCCCATCCCAACCTGTGTTCTGGCTGTCAGAAGCTGTTCAGAGAAGCCAAGAAAAGCAAGACCCAGCGAGACGCTTTCCCGATAACTG CTCCTTCAGACCTGTCATGTGACCAGTGGGTGCTGAAGAAACCATGGAGACCAAGACGACTTCCAAACACAAAAGG GAAACTTTGGACCCATGTGGGTCGTatcaggaagagagagcagaacGAGGGGAACAGGAAGCAGATTGAAGCCAGTCAGCTCACCTGCTCAAGACCACACATCTTCCTGCAGAG gatCCTGAGGGGCGTTGTCAGGCAGGCTGTGAGCAGTGGAAGGAGAAGGggtaagagaaagaggaggctcCACAGCTCTGATCGTAGTGCAcatgttgccaagcaacacctTCTGGACTGCGACCCAGGTCCTCAGAACGACATTCATTCAGACAACCCGGAGCAAGGTGACAGCGACGTGCTCATCTTGGATGTCATTCCCAAAACGGTCACCATGGAAACCCCCCCGTTGCCGGTTGGGGAGCCCAAGCCGGAGGTGCGGAGGAAGAAGAGTAGTTTCAGAGACTTGCTGGCTCAGCTTAGTTGCAACCGCAGTGTCATAGTTCAGGAAGCACCCATGTGA
- the LOC124472828 gene encoding serine/threonine-protein kinase pim-2-like isoform X3: MCGYVFTTERYEQRYVKGELIGNGGYGSVYAGFRKSDNQPVALKFMDQLKIKMWAKMLENEDALPLEIALLRHVCRSPRCKEVAQLLDYYWFPGPEGVGVYLLILERPIPCMDLFNYMQEEKGYLEEGMARQVMKQVVSALQHCHSRGVVHRDLKPENILIQMTNYNVMLLDFGSASVLKEGPYTEVAGTPEYFPPETVLKGEYFALPATVWSLGILLFQMVWGDVPFYNDASIAKATIYFPRGISRDCRHLIRRCLAVCPHDRPTLEQIQEHPWMQ; the protein is encoded by the exons atgtgtggcTATGTGTTCACTACAGAGAGATATGAGCAGAGGTATGTGAAGGGTGAGCTGATAGGAAATGGCGGCTATGGGAGTGTCTATGCTGGATTCAGGAAGTCAGACAACCAACCA GTGGCATTGAAGTTTATGGATCAGCTGAAAATTAAGATGTGGGCTAAGATG TTAGAAAATGAGGATGCACTACCACTGGAAATTGCTCTGCTGCGTCATGTATGTCGCTCGCCCAGGTGCAAAGAGGTGGCCCAACTGCTGGACTACTATTGGTTCCCAGGGCCAGAGGGGGTGGGAGTTTATCTCCTGATTCTAGAGCGCCCAATCCCTTGCATGGACCTCTTTAATTACATGCAGGAAGAGAAAGGCTACCTAGAAGAAGGGATGGCACGTCAAGTGATGAAGCAG GTAGTGTCAGCGCTGCAACACTGCCACTCTAGGGGCGTGGTGCACAGGGACCTGAAGCCAGAAAATATCCTCATACAGATGACCAATTACAATGTCATGCTGCTAGATTTTGGCTCTGCTTCTGTACTCAAAGAAGGGCCCTATACAGAAGTGGCAG GAACTCCAGAGTATTTTCCTCCTGAGACTGTGCTGAAAGGGGAGTATTTTGCCTTACCAGCCACTGTGTGGTCACTGGGGATACTTCTGTTCCAG ATGGTGTGGGGTGATGTTCCCTTCTACAATGATGCCAGCATTGCCAAGGCAACTATTTACTTCCCACGTGGAATATCCAGAG ATTGTCGTCACCTGATTCGCAGATGTCTAGCTGTGTGTCCTCATGACCGACCAACTTTGGAACAGATCCAAGAGCACCCATGGATGCAATAA
- the LOC124472828 gene encoding serine/threonine-protein kinase pim-2-like isoform X2: MAPYIGPKPCLVSVHGEPGEEEQWKEEEGKRKRESSFEGVRKGRVKEIQLYPKKIGGLRKDGTGRHHLPVKQIATESNCPSGRAEIRAGYCHELDRWKRLAFGPALGTRSMARWRQISGTVLQHPHIPSIHYKQKTRTSTATHNNTQRPASTKTKTLPPENTNTNRKTHATPHTCMHTPVSTTHTTKKAGSQRAFCINAHSNPHCAVESQRQQQKTKRTLSTCTHDKPAQDLHTLKKVKCTPPTQLAEARSPHPSQTPAKTISPRNTDIPTRARKERYEQRYVKGELIGNGGYGSVYAGFRKSDNQPVALKFMDQLKIKMWAKMLENEDALPLEIALLRHVCRSPRCKEVAQLLDYYWFPGPEGVGVYLLILERPIPCMDLFNYMQEEKGYLEEGMARQVMKQVVSALQHCHSRGVVHRDLKPENILIQMTNYNVMLLDFGSASVLKEGPYTEVAGTPEYFPPETVLKGEYFALPATVWSLGILLFQMVWGDVPFYNDASIAKATIYFPRGISRDCRHLIRRCLAVCPHDRPTLEQIQEHPWMQ, translated from the exons A TGGCCCCATACATTGGTCCCAAACCATGTTTGGTATCTGTTCACGGGgagccaggagaggaggaacagtggaaagaagaagaaggaaaaaggaaaagagagtCCTCTTTTGAGGGTGTCAGAAAAGGGCGTGTGAAAGAAATCCAGCTATATCCTAAGAAGATAGGAGGGTTGAGGAAGGATGGGACAGGTCGGCACCACTTGCCAGTCAAACAAATAGCCACTGAGTCTAACTGTCCCAGTGGACGAGCAGAGATAAGAGCAGGATACTGCCATGAGCTGGATCGCTGGAAGAGGCTGGCTTTTGGTCCTGCTCTGGGAACACGCAGCATGGCAAGATGGAGACAAATATCAGGAACTGTGTTACAACATCCTCATATACCCAGTATACACTACAAGCAGAAGACACGGACttccacagcaacacacaacaacacacagaggCCAGCGAGCACCAAGACGAAGACACTTCCCCCTGAGAACACCAACACTAATCGAAAAACTCACGCTACAccccacacatgcatgcacaccccagtgtccaccacacacaccaccaaaaaAGCAGGGAGTCAGAGAGCCTTTTGCATTAATGCACACAGCAATCCGCACTGTGCAGTAGAATCACAGAGACAACAACAAAAGACCAAACGCACATTGTCTACATGTACACATGACAAACCAGCCCAGgacctacacacactcaaaaaggTCAAATGCACACCACCCACTCAGCTGGCAGAAGCACGTTCCCCACACCCTTCCCAAACTCCAGCAAAGACAATAAGTCCGAGGAACACTGACATACCCACACGGGCAAGAAAAG AGAGATATGAGCAGAGGTATGTGAAGGGTGAGCTGATAGGAAATGGCGGCTATGGGAGTGTCTATGCTGGATTCAGGAAGTCAGACAACCAACCA GTGGCATTGAAGTTTATGGATCAGCTGAAAATTAAGATGTGGGCTAAGATG TTAGAAAATGAGGATGCACTACCACTGGAAATTGCTCTGCTGCGTCATGTATGTCGCTCGCCCAGGTGCAAAGAGGTGGCCCAACTGCTGGACTACTATTGGTTCCCAGGGCCAGAGGGGGTGGGAGTTTATCTCCTGATTCTAGAGCGCCCAATCCCTTGCATGGACCTCTTTAATTACATGCAGGAAGAGAAAGGCTACCTAGAAGAAGGGATGGCACGTCAAGTGATGAAGCAG GTAGTGTCAGCGCTGCAACACTGCCACTCTAGGGGCGTGGTGCACAGGGACCTGAAGCCAGAAAATATCCTCATACAGATGACCAATTACAATGTCATGCTGCTAGATTTTGGCTCTGCTTCTGTACTCAAAGAAGGGCCCTATACAGAAGTGGCAG GAACTCCAGAGTATTTTCCTCCTGAGACTGTGCTGAAAGGGGAGTATTTTGCCTTACCAGCCACTGTGTGGTCACTGGGGATACTTCTGTTCCAG ATGGTGTGGGGTGATGTTCCCTTCTACAATGATGCCAGCATTGCCAAGGCAACTATTTACTTCCCACGTGGAATATCCAGAG ATTGTCGTCACCTGATTCGCAGATGTCTAGCTGTGTGTCCTCATGACCGACCAACTTTGGAACAGATCCAAGAGCACCCATGGATGCAATAA
- the si:ch211-227n13.3 gene encoding uncharacterized protein si:ch211-227n13.3 isoform X2: MVIAFLKRMNHGRFEAKSPSFDVPKSNELQYTRPLRHGKKHQETGNHSDAALQARMTGIQQTTLDTRLEDSITITDNALDLDIIDGIDKQHDKHPVIDLELPEQQEIGADSDGESDADSCCSLDSKASGPSYPWDQASLLQPTAHPNLCSGCQKLFREAKKSKTQRDAFPITAPSDLSCDQWVLKKPWRPRRLPNTKGKLWTHVGRIRKREQNEGNRKQIEASQLTCSRPHIFLQRILRGVVRQAVSSGRRRGKRKRRLHSSDRSAHVAKQHLLDCDPGPQNDIHSDNPEQGDSDVLILDVIPKTVTMETPPLPVGEPKPEVRRKKSSFRDLLAQLSCNRSVIVQEAPM, encoded by the exons ATGGTGATTGCGTTTTTAAAACGGATGAACCATGGACGCTTTGAAGCGAA ATCCCCGAGTTTTGATGTTCCAAAAAGCAATGAGTTACAGTACACCAGG CCTCTCAGACATGGCAAGAAGCACCAGGAAACTGGTAACCACAGCGATGCTGCCCTTCAGGCGAGGATGACAGGGATACAGCAGACTACGCTGGACACCAGGCTGGAGGACTCCATCACCATCACAGACAATGCTTTAGACTTGGATATCATTGACGGCATCGACAAGCAGCACGACAAGCACCCAGTGATCGATTTAGAGTTGCCTGAGCAGCAAGAGATCGGTGCAGACTCTGATGGAGAATCTGATGCAGACTCCTGCTGCTCATTGGACAGCAAAGCCTCAGGCCCCTCCTACCCCTGGGATCAAGCATCTCTTCTGCAGCCAACTGCCCATCCCAACCTGTGTTCTGGCTGTCAGAAGCTGTTCAGAGAAGCCAAGAAAAGCAAGACCCAGCGAGACGCTTTCCCGATAACTG CTCCTTCAGACCTGTCATGTGACCAGTGGGTGCTGAAGAAACCATGGAGACCAAGACGACTTCCAAACACAAAAGG GAAACTTTGGACCCATGTGGGTCGTatcaggaagagagagcagaacGAGGGGAACAGGAAGCAGATTGAAGCCAGTCAGCTCACCTGCTCAAGACCACACATCTTCCTGCAGAG gatCCTGAGGGGCGTTGTCAGGCAGGCTGTGAGCAGTGGAAGGAGAAGGggtaagagaaagaggaggctcCACAGCTCTGATCGTAGTGCAcatgttgccaagcaacacctTCTGGACTGCGACCCAGGTCCTCAGAACGACATTCATTCAGACAACCCGGAGCAAGGTGACAGCGACGTGCTCATCTTGGATGTCATTCCCAAAACGGTCACCATGGAAACCCCCCCGTTGCCGGTTGGGGAGCCCAAGCCGGAGGTGCGGAGGAAGAAGAGTAGTTTCAGAGACTTGCTGGCTCAGCTTAGTTGCAACCGCAGTGTCATAGTTCAGGAAGCACCCATGTGA
- the LOC124472828 gene encoding serine/threonine-protein kinase pim-2-like isoform X1 yields MVHSVPVAPYIGPKPCLVSVHGEPGEEEQWKEEEGKRKRESSFEGVRKGRVKEIQLYPKKIGGLRKDGTGRHHLPVKQIATESNCPSGRAEIRAGYCHELDRWKRLAFGPALGTRSMARWRQISGTVLQHPHIPSIHYKQKTRTSTATHNNTQRPASTKTKTLPPENTNTNRKTHATPHTCMHTPVSTTHTTKKAGSQRAFCINAHSNPHCAVESQRQQQKTKRTLSTCTHDKPAQDLHTLKKVKCTPPTQLAEARSPHPSQTPAKTISPRNTDIPTRARKERYEQRYVKGELIGNGGYGSVYAGFRKSDNQPVALKFMDQLKIKMWAKMLENEDALPLEIALLRHVCRSPRCKEVAQLLDYYWFPGPEGVGVYLLILERPIPCMDLFNYMQEEKGYLEEGMARQVMKQVVSALQHCHSRGVVHRDLKPENILIQMTNYNVMLLDFGSASVLKEGPYTEVAGTPEYFPPETVLKGEYFALPATVWSLGILLFQMVWGDVPFYNDASIAKATIYFPRGISRDCRHLIRRCLAVCPHDRPTLEQIQEHPWMQ; encoded by the exons ATGGTACATTCTGTCCCAGTGGCCCCATACATTGGTCCCAAACCATGTTTGGTATCTGTTCACGGGgagccaggagaggaggaacagtggaaagaagaagaaggaaaaaggaaaagagagtCCTCTTTTGAGGGTGTCAGAAAAGGGCGTGTGAAAGAAATCCAGCTATATCCTAAGAAGATAGGAGGGTTGAGGAAGGATGGGACAGGTCGGCACCACTTGCCAGTCAAACAAATAGCCACTGAGTCTAACTGTCCCAGTGGACGAGCAGAGATAAGAGCAGGATACTGCCATGAGCTGGATCGCTGGAAGAGGCTGGCTTTTGGTCCTGCTCTGGGAACACGCAGCATGGCAAGATGGAGACAAATATCAGGAACTGTGTTACAACATCCTCATATACCCAGTATACACTACAAGCAGAAGACACGGACttccacagcaacacacaacaacacacagaggCCAGCGAGCACCAAGACGAAGACACTTCCCCCTGAGAACACCAACACTAATCGAAAAACTCACGCTACAccccacacatgcatgcacaccccagtgtccaccacacacaccaccaaaaaAGCAGGGAGTCAGAGAGCCTTTTGCATTAATGCACACAGCAATCCGCACTGTGCAGTAGAATCACAGAGACAACAACAAAAGACCAAACGCACATTGTCTACATGTACACATGACAAACCAGCCCAGgacctacacacactcaaaaaggTCAAATGCACACCACCCACTCAGCTGGCAGAAGCACGTTCCCCACACCCTTCCCAAACTCCAGCAAAGACAATAAGTCCGAGGAACACTGACATACCCACACGGGCAAGAAAAG AGAGATATGAGCAGAGGTATGTGAAGGGTGAGCTGATAGGAAATGGCGGCTATGGGAGTGTCTATGCTGGATTCAGGAAGTCAGACAACCAACCA GTGGCATTGAAGTTTATGGATCAGCTGAAAATTAAGATGTGGGCTAAGATG TTAGAAAATGAGGATGCACTACCACTGGAAATTGCTCTGCTGCGTCATGTATGTCGCTCGCCCAGGTGCAAAGAGGTGGCCCAACTGCTGGACTACTATTGGTTCCCAGGGCCAGAGGGGGTGGGAGTTTATCTCCTGATTCTAGAGCGCCCAATCCCTTGCATGGACCTCTTTAATTACATGCAGGAAGAGAAAGGCTACCTAGAAGAAGGGATGGCACGTCAAGTGATGAAGCAG GTAGTGTCAGCGCTGCAACACTGCCACTCTAGGGGCGTGGTGCACAGGGACCTGAAGCCAGAAAATATCCTCATACAGATGACCAATTACAATGTCATGCTGCTAGATTTTGGCTCTGCTTCTGTACTCAAAGAAGGGCCCTATACAGAAGTGGCAG GAACTCCAGAGTATTTTCCTCCTGAGACTGTGCTGAAAGGGGAGTATTTTGCCTTACCAGCCACTGTGTGGTCACTGGGGATACTTCTGTTCCAG ATGGTGTGGGGTGATGTTCCCTTCTACAATGATGCCAGCATTGCCAAGGCAACTATTTACTTCCCACGTGGAATATCCAGAG ATTGTCGTCACCTGATTCGCAGATGTCTAGCTGTGTGTCCTCATGACCGACCAACTTTGGAACAGATCCAAGAGCACCCATGGATGCAATAA
- the LOC124472837 gene encoding C-X-C chemokine receptor type 4-like has product MSYYEHIVFDYDINDTGSGSGSGDLGGDLEEPCDLDQVITPDLQRVFLPVVYGFIFVLGITGNGLVVMVLGCQRRSKLSLTDRYRLHLSAADLLFVLALPFWAVDAALTDWRFGLGACVGVHVIYTVNLYGSVLILAFISLDRYLAVVKATDTHTSGMRQLLARRLVYVGAWLPAALLAVPDIVFARTQEAGDGVMVCQRLYPAENAPLWVSVFHLQLVLVGLVVPGLVLLVCYCVIVSRLTRGPLGGQRQKRRAVRTTVALVLCFFLCWLPYGAGITVDALMRLEVLPRGCSLEVVLGVWLAVAEPMAFAHCCLNPLLYAFLGAGFKSSARRALTLSRVSSLRILPRRRPGTSTTTESESSSLHSS; this is encoded by the exons ATGTCCTACTATGAG CATATTGTGTTTGACTATGACATAAACGACACTGGTTCTGGCTCTGGTTCTGGTGACTTGGGGGGGGACCTGGAGGAGCCGTGTGACCTGGATCAAGTGATAACCCCTGACCTCCAGCGAGTGTTCCTCCCTGTGGTCTACGGCTTCATCTTCGTCCTGGGCATCACTGGGAACGGCCTGGTGGTGATGGTGCTTGGGTGTCAGCGCAG GTCCAAACTGAGTCTGACAGACCGCTACCGGCTGCACCTCTCTGCTGCTGATCTTCTCTTCGTGCTGGCGCTCCCGTTCTGGGCAGTGGATGCGGCGCTGACGGACTGGCGTTTCGGATTAGGCGCCTGTGTGGGCGTGCACGTCATCTACACTGTGAACCTGTATGGGAGTGTGCTCATCCTGGCCTTCATCAGTCTGGACCGCTACCTAGCAGTGGTCaaagcaacagacacacacacctcaggcaTGAGACAGCTACTGGCACGTAGACTGGTGTATGTAG GAGCCTGGTTGCCTGCGGCTCTCTTGGCAGTGCCAGACATAGTGTTTGCCAGGACTCAGGAAGCAGGAGATGGGGTGATGGTGTGCCAGCGCTTATACCCAGCTGAAAACGCTCCTCTCTGGGTGTCAGTGTTCCACCTGCAGCTGGTGTTGGTGGGCTTGGTGGTACCGGGCCTAGTTTTGctggtgtgttactgtgtcATCGTGTCCAGGCTGACCCGCGGCCCGCtgggggggcagagacagaAGCGCAGAGCAGTCAGGACCACTGTGGCCTTGGTCCTCTGCTTCTTCCTGTGTTGGCTCCCGTATGGTGCTGGCATCACTGTGGATGCCCTCATGCGCCTAGAGGTCCTTCCCAGGGGCTGTAgtctggaggtggtgctgggtGTGTGGCTAGCGGTGGCTGAACCAATGGCATTTGCCCACTGCTGTCTGAACCCACTGCTGTATGCCTTCCTGGGGGCGGGCTTTAAGAGCTCCGCCAGACGGGCGTTGACACTAAGTCGCGTCTCCAGTCTGAGGATTCTACCTCGTAGACGCCCAGGAACCTCTACTACCACAGAGTCTGAGTCATCTAGTCTACACTCCAGCTAA
- the LOC124472828 gene encoding serine/threonine-protein kinase pim-2-like isoform X4 translates to MDQLKIKMWAKMLENEDALPLEIALLRHVCRSPRCKEVAQLLDYYWFPGPEGVGVYLLILERPIPCMDLFNYMQEEKGYLEEGMARQVMKQVVSALQHCHSRGVVHRDLKPENILIQMTNYNVMLLDFGSASVLKEGPYTEVAGTPEYFPPETVLKGEYFALPATVWSLGILLFQMVWGDVPFYNDASIAKATIYFPRGISRDCRHLIRRCLAVCPHDRPTLEQIQEHPWMQ, encoded by the exons ATGGATCAGCTGAAAATTAAGATGTGGGCTAAGATG TTAGAAAATGAGGATGCACTACCACTGGAAATTGCTCTGCTGCGTCATGTATGTCGCTCGCCCAGGTGCAAAGAGGTGGCCCAACTGCTGGACTACTATTGGTTCCCAGGGCCAGAGGGGGTGGGAGTTTATCTCCTGATTCTAGAGCGCCCAATCCCTTGCATGGACCTCTTTAATTACATGCAGGAAGAGAAAGGCTACCTAGAAGAAGGGATGGCACGTCAAGTGATGAAGCAG GTAGTGTCAGCGCTGCAACACTGCCACTCTAGGGGCGTGGTGCACAGGGACCTGAAGCCAGAAAATATCCTCATACAGATGACCAATTACAATGTCATGCTGCTAGATTTTGGCTCTGCTTCTGTACTCAAAGAAGGGCCCTATACAGAAGTGGCAG GAACTCCAGAGTATTTTCCTCCTGAGACTGTGCTGAAAGGGGAGTATTTTGCCTTACCAGCCACTGTGTGGTCACTGGGGATACTTCTGTTCCAG ATGGTGTGGGGTGATGTTCCCTTCTACAATGATGCCAGCATTGCCAAGGCAACTATTTACTTCCCACGTGGAATATCCAGAG ATTGTCGTCACCTGATTCGCAGATGTCTAGCTGTGTGTCCTCATGACCGACCAACTTTGGAACAGATCCAAGAGCACCCATGGATGCAATAA